Proteins encoded together in one Mus musculus strain C57BL/6J chromosome 16, GRCm38.p6 C57BL/6J window:
- the Sec14l5 gene encoding SEC14-like protein 5 isoform X3, giving the protein MVQKYQSPVRVYKYPFELVMAAYEKRFPTCPLIPVFLGSEVLGEWRSTDGAVHTVERSCRLRVDAPRLLRKIAGVEHVVFIQRNVLNWRERTLLIDAHNETFASRVTVKESCRYTVHPENEDWTCFEQSASLDVRSFFGFESTLEKIAMKQYTANVKRGKEVIEHYLNELISQGTSHIPRWTPAPVQEEDVRSQLVPQCPSSLDMEGPSDAPGPASEMAIADGDKLDADYIERCLGHLSPMQESCLVQLRHWLQETHKGKIPKDEHILRFLRARDFHLDKARDMLCQSLSWRKQHQVDLLLQTWRPPPPLQEFYAGGWHYQDIDGRPLYILRLGQMDTKGLMKAVGEEALLQHVLSVNEEGQKRCEGNTRQFGRPISSWTCLLDLEGLNMRHLWRPGVKALLRMIEVVEDNYPETLGRLLIVRAPRVFPVLWTLVRARARRGPHKGSAPSSMRTPGGSSSSTVAVITRALAA; this is encoded by the exons GCCTACGAGAAGCGCTTCCCCACCTGCCCGCTTATCCCAGTCTTTCTGGGGAGTGAAGTCCTGGGCGAGTGGCGGAGCACAGATGGGGCAGTGCACACCGTGGAGCGGAGCTGCAGGCTGCGAGTGGATGCCCCGCGGCTGCTGCGGAAG ATTGCTGGTGTGGAGCACGTGGTCTTCATTCAGAGAAACGTCCTGAACTGGAGAGAGAGAACGCTGCTGATAGATGCTCACAATGAGACGTTTGCGAGCCGAGTGACAGTGAAGGAGAGCTGCCGCTACACA GTCCATCCTGAGAATGAAGACTGGACTTGCTTTGAACAGTCTGCCTCCCTGGATGTCCGCTCTTTCTTTGGCTTTGAAAGCACGTTGGAGAAGATCGCCATGAAGCAGTACACTGCCAATGTCAAGAGG GGGAAGGAGGTGATTGAACACTATCTGAATGAGCTCATTTCCCAGGGAACATCCCACATTCCCCGCTGGACACCAGCCCCAGTCCAGGAGGAGGACGTCCGCAGCCAGCTTGTGCCCCAGTGCCCTAGCTCCCTGGACATGGAGGGTCCCAGTGATGCCCCAGGCCCTGCTTCTGAGATGGCCATAGCGGATG GGGACAAGCTGGATGCAGACTACATTGAGAGATGTCTGGGCCATCTCAGTCCCATGCAGGAGAGTTGCCTGGTTCAGCTTCGGCACTGGTTACAGGAGACCCAcaaaggcaag ATCCCCAAAGACGAGCATATCCTGCGCTTCCTGAGGGCACGAGACTTCCACCTGGACAAGGCCCGGGACATGTTGTGCCAGTCCTTGAGCTGGCGGAAGCAGCACCAGGTGGATCTCCTTCTGCAGACCTGGCGGCCCCCTCCCCCCCTGCAGGAGTTCTATGCTGGAGGCTGGCACTACCAGGATATAG ATGGCCGCCCCCTTTACATCCTGCGCCTGGGACAGATGGACACCAAAGGCCTGATGAAGGCGGTAGGAGAGGAAGCTCTGCTGCAGCAC GTTCTTTCTGTCAatgaggaaggacagaagagatgcGAAGGGAACACGAGACAATTTGGGCGTCCCATCAG CTCCTGGACCTGCTTGCTGGACCTGGAGGGCCTCAACATGCGGCATTTGTGGCGACCTGGAGTGAAAGCCCTACTGCGGATGATCGAGGTGGTAGAGGACAATTACCCCGAGACTCTGGGCAGGCTGCTCATCGTGCGTGCTCCCCGAGTCTTCCCAGTGCTATGGACACTGGTGAGAGCAAGAGCCAGAAGGGGGCCACATAAAGG GTCAGCCCCTTCATCAATGAGAACACCAGGCGGAAGTTCCTCATCTACAGTGGCAGTAATTACCAGGGCCCTGGCGGCCTAG